In Planctomycetota bacterium, a single genomic region encodes these proteins:
- a CDS encoding Gfo/Idh/MocA family oxidoreductase, whose product MNKLKLIQAGVGGHGGGWLRNTTHPSPDVELVALVDPNTEALDKAQELTGLPRERCFADLDAALAAIDSDAVLCATPPAGHRAQAEAVFAAGRHLLIEKPIAESLDDAKAMVAAADAADRTLMVSQNYRWKPPVLTLKKTFAAAPLGVFGHGHLDFFIPGDFTGSFRETMPHVLLMDMAVHHIDLIRHVTGHNVSRVYAETFNPSWSWYQGEAALAMILHLDDGTRFTYHGDWAAKGYVSSWDGEWRLQCADGCIRFGRKTDEHTLLERSDLWHSGETTKSIAPDDAPDSQAAALAHFVNAIAQGTLSLTNGHDNLQTFATVIAARRSAETGVAIDVADVLR is encoded by the coding sequence GTGAACAAACTCAAACTCATTCAAGCGGGTGTCGGCGGACACGGTGGCGGCTGGCTCCGCAACACGACCCACCCGAGCCCCGATGTCGAACTGGTCGCGCTGGTCGATCCGAACACCGAAGCGCTGGACAAGGCCCAGGAACTGACCGGACTGCCGAGAGAACGTTGCTTCGCCGATCTCGATGCCGCGCTCGCGGCGATCGACTCCGACGCGGTGCTCTGCGCCACGCCACCGGCCGGCCATCGCGCGCAGGCCGAAGCCGTCTTCGCCGCAGGTCGTCACCTGCTCATCGAGAAGCCCATCGCCGAATCCTTAGACGATGCCAAGGCGATGGTCGCCGCTGCGGATGCGGCGGACCGCACACTGATGGTCTCGCAGAACTACCGCTGGAAGCCACCGGTGCTCACGCTCAAGAAGACGTTCGCCGCGGCTCCGCTCGGCGTGTTCGGGCACGGCCATCTGGACTTCTTCATCCCCGGCGACTTCACCGGCAGCTTCCGGGAAACGATGCCACACGTGCTGCTCATGGACATGGCCGTCCACCACATCGACCTGATCCGCCATGTCACCGGTCACAACGTCAGTCGCGTGTATGCCGAGACGTTCAACCCGTCGTGGTCGTGGTACCAGGGCGAGGCGGCACTGGCCATGATCCTGCACCTCGACGACGGCACACGGTTCACCTACCACGGCGACTGGGCGGCGAAGGGATACGTCAGCAGCTGGGACGGCGAGTGGCGGCTGCAATGCGCGGACGGCTGCATCCGCTTCGGCCGCAAGACCGATGAGCACACGCTGCTCGAACGCTCGGACCTGTGGCACAGCGGCGAAACCACCAAGTCGATCGCCCCGGACGACGCGCCCGACTCGCAAGCGGCGGCGCTCGCGCATTTCGTGAACGCGATCGCTCAAGGCACGCTATCACTCACGAACGGCCACGACAATCTTCAGACCTTCGCGACCGTCATCGCCGCACGGCGAAGCGCGGAAACCGGCGTCGCCATCGACGTCGCCGACGTGCTCCGCTGA
- a CDS encoding SGNH/GDSL hydrolase family protein, protein MPAERPLSLTKNDVVLFIGDSITDCGQRDDPDRLGHGYVRMVHHRLAAGNPTTLPAILNHGHSGNTILDLQDRWENDVLAVAPTVLSIKIGVNDVWRQLDGQGRGVPVDEYTDVYRTLLTQTRGTLPDVRLVLCEPTVIDSPPQPKSGNDILRSYLETVRTLAADFDAIVVGMFGAIADARDARPDLLWTNDGVHPTPLGHTLLANTWLNDTGALS, encoded by the coding sequence ATGCCCGCAGAACGTCCGCTTTCACTGACCAAGAACGATGTCGTCCTCTTCATCGGCGACTCCATCACCGACTGCGGCCAGCGCGACGACCCGGACCGGCTCGGGCACGGCTACGTCCGCATGGTTCATCACCGACTCGCTGCCGGCAATCCGACGACGCTGCCCGCGATCCTCAACCACGGGCACTCGGGCAACACCATCCTCGACCTGCAAGATCGCTGGGAGAACGACGTGCTCGCGGTCGCGCCGACGGTGCTCAGCATCAAGATTGGCGTGAACGACGTGTGGCGTCAGCTCGATGGGCAGGGCCGCGGCGTACCGGTCGATGAGTACACCGATGTCTACCGAACCCTGCTCACACAAACCCGCGGCACCCTGCCCGACGTGCGCTTGGTACTCTGCGAACCGACCGTGATCGACAGTCCGCCACAGCCTAAGTCGGGCAACGACATCCTGCGAAGCTACCTCGAAACCGTTCGGACACTCGCGGCGGACTTCGACGCGATCGTCGTTGGCATGTTCGGCGCCATCGCCGATGCACGCGATGCCCGGCCGGACTTGCTTTGGACCAATGACGGCGTCCACCCGACGCCCCTCGGCCACACGTTGCTCGCCAACACCTGGCTCAACGACACCGGAGCGCTCTCGTGA
- a CDS encoding DUF2254 domain-containing protein, which produces MKRRADRGKNRLPMPAWLAVLIEALRASFWLLPSVMVCVALVAGFVFPVLDRWYFGDFDGGYASTVGLWFDGQAQGAREFLGTVAGSALTVAGVVFSITIATLSMAAGQYGPRLLRQFIADRGNQFTLGTFLATFAYCLIVLRVIPDANFGETYMPRLSVSVALALALLSIGVLIWFIHHIAESMRPAKLIADVGNELDAAFDRAHRDHVGDSIDVAGDDVFESTDADVVRSEQVGYVEAIEFAALFDRAVERDLCFRLLVRPGTYVFEGTGLVSCHPRDGIDGVDTDSLRRAVRVSPERTLAQDVEFGMDQLSEMAIRALSSGINDPRTAMTCINRLGAVLAKECGRDPIRPVRGMGGEPRLIIQVSTFDRLLRGAFDGIRHAAERSFGVQLRLIEVLTMIGRSAVRPEQREVLAEMVELVSASASSELLDADRETLRDRCAEASEAINGGRDDEASYRE; this is translated from the coding sequence GTGAAGAGGCGAGCCGACCGTGGTAAGAACCGACTGCCGATGCCGGCGTGGCTGGCGGTGTTGATCGAAGCGTTGCGGGCGAGCTTCTGGTTGTTGCCGAGCGTGATGGTGTGCGTGGCGTTGGTCGCCGGGTTTGTTTTTCCCGTGCTCGATCGCTGGTACTTCGGCGACTTCGACGGTGGCTATGCGAGCACGGTCGGGTTGTGGTTCGACGGCCAGGCCCAGGGTGCCCGCGAGTTTCTCGGGACCGTGGCCGGCAGTGCATTGACCGTGGCCGGCGTGGTGTTCTCGATCACGATCGCGACGTTGTCGATGGCCGCCGGGCAGTACGGCCCGCGTTTGCTTCGCCAGTTCATTGCCGATCGCGGCAACCAGTTCACGCTCGGGACGTTTCTTGCCACGTTCGCGTACTGCCTGATCGTTCTTCGTGTCATCCCCGATGCGAATTTCGGCGAGACGTACATGCCCCGGCTGTCCGTGTCGGTCGCGCTCGCCCTTGCGTTGCTGTCGATCGGCGTGCTGATCTGGTTCATCCACCACATCGCCGAGAGCATGCGGCCGGCCAAGCTGATCGCGGACGTCGGCAACGAACTCGATGCGGCGTTCGACCGGGCTCATCGCGACCATGTCGGAGATTCGATCGATGTCGCGGGTGACGACGTGTTCGAGTCGACCGATGCCGATGTGGTACGCAGCGAGCAGGTCGGCTACGTCGAGGCGATCGAGTTCGCCGCGTTGTTTGATCGGGCGGTCGAGAGGGATCTGTGCTTCCGATTGCTGGTTCGGCCGGGGACGTACGTTTTCGAAGGGACCGGGCTGGTGAGTTGCCACCCTCGGGATGGGATCGACGGGGTGGACACGGATTCCCTGCGGCGTGCGGTGCGGGTCAGCCCCGAGCGGACGTTGGCACAAGACGTCGAGTTCGGCATGGACCAGTTGTCGGAGATGGCGATTCGCGCACTCTCGTCGGGGATCAACGACCCACGCACGGCGATGACTTGTATCAACCGGCTCGGTGCGGTCTTGGCGAAGGAGTGCGGCCGAGACCCGATCCGGCCCGTCCGTGGCATGGGCGGCGAGCCACGGCTGATCATCCAGGTATCGACGTTCGACCGCCTGCTGCGTGGCGCGTTCGACGGGATTCGCCACGCGGCCGAGCGATCGTTCGGGGTGCAGCTTCGGCTCATCGAAGTGCTGACGATGATCGGCCGGTCAGCCGTCCGCCCAGAGCAGCGCGAGGTGTTGGCGGAGATGGTCGAACTGGTCAGCGCGTCGGCGTCGTCGGAACTTCTCGACGCCGACCGTGAGACGCTGCGTGACCGATGTGCCGAGGCCAGCGAGGCGATCAACGGTGGCCGGGACGACGAAGCGTCTTACCGCGAGTAA
- a CDS encoding VPLPA-CTERM sorting domain-containing protein gives MKRTAALLAAVASAALAPAALAGLEPPPAGEHGVTQILAHLYGGSFNAIEQGYSNGSTTARYVDDEIGLNLSAAGFAGVNVEAVAKFSNNQQYSGYFDGNGELQIMFETTGYGYEVEQDCPWIVCHGEADLLDNMLVVGRDGGEGGQHSQRPADNADNRDHVITFEIDDGSDLPTFIMFWEDITINESITKGRSKNDFNDLVLRLSNAEDCVAAVPLPASAFAGIAGFTVLGLARRLKK, from the coding sequence ATGAAACGCACCGCCGCACTCCTCGCCGCTGTCGCTTCCGCCGCACTCGCTCCCGCCGCCCTTGCCGGACTCGAACCGCCACCGGCCGGCGAGCATGGCGTCACCCAGATTCTCGCCCACCTCTACGGCGGCAGCTTCAACGCCATCGAGCAGGGCTACTCCAACGGCTCCACCACCGCCCGCTACGTCGACGACGAGATCGGCCTGAACCTCTCCGCTGCGGGCTTTGCCGGCGTCAACGTCGAGGCCGTCGCCAAGTTCTCGAACAACCAGCAGTACTCCGGCTACTTCGACGGCAACGGCGAACTCCAGATCATGTTCGAGACCACCGGCTACGGCTATGAAGTCGAACAGGACTGCCCATGGATCGTCTGCCACGGTGAAGCCGACCTGCTCGACAACATGCTCGTGGTCGGCCGTGACGGCGGTGAAGGGGGCCAGCACTCCCAACGCCCCGCCGACAACGCCGACAACCGCGACCACGTGATCACCTTCGAGATCGACGACGGCTCGGACCTGCCGACGTTCATCATGTTCTGGGAAGACATCACGATCAACGAATCGATCACCAAGGGCCGGTCCAAGAACGACTTCAACGACTTGGTGCTGCGACTGAGCAATGCCGAAGACTGCGTTGCCGCGGTTCCGCTACCGGCCAGCGCGTTCGCCGGCATCGCCGGATTCACCGTACTCGGCCTTGCCCGGCGGCTGAAGAAGTAA